In Microbacterium pumilum, the following proteins share a genomic window:
- a CDS encoding peptidoglycan D,D-transpeptidase FtsI family protein, which translates to MTKELRRLSILMLGMFLALFAATSWIQVVDADALARNPGNTRALYDSYQVQRGSIIVSGSAIATSVASNDVYSWQRVYTDADMWGHVTGWINPVLGSATGIEQSMNQALSGTAGSQFLARIERIISGQPPRGSNVVLTLDAAVQRAAFDALGDLQGGVIAIDPRTGRVLAMVSSPDFDTNLLASHDAPAVNAYYDGLVADPANPLFDRSIGGDLNPPGSTFKLVVASAALASGDYTPESTLPNPARYRLPQSSSVVFNASGGTCGPGAEVTIADALRISCNIPFAELAVELGDTAIREEAEKYGFNVPFELPLVSTPSSYPRALDDPQTALTGFGQGQVTATPLQMAMVSAGIANEGVVMNPHMVDRVIGPDLSVQQVFEDTEFGRALDEDLAAEMRAMMVANVSSGAASGARIDGVDVGGKTGTAENGAAQPYTLWFTGFAPADDPQVAVAVVVEDGGGQNQSGSGNTIAAPIAKKVMEAVLGR; encoded by the coding sequence ATGACGAAGGAGCTCCGACGGCTCAGCATCCTCATGCTCGGCATGTTCCTCGCGCTGTTCGCCGCGACCAGCTGGATCCAGGTCGTCGATGCCGACGCCCTGGCCCGCAATCCCGGGAATACGCGCGCGCTGTACGACTCGTACCAGGTGCAGCGCGGCTCGATCATCGTCAGCGGATCGGCGATCGCGACATCCGTCGCCTCCAACGATGTCTACAGCTGGCAGCGCGTCTACACCGATGCCGACATGTGGGGGCACGTCACCGGATGGATCAATCCCGTGCTGGGCTCGGCCACGGGGATCGAGCAGTCGATGAACCAGGCGCTGAGCGGCACGGCGGGCTCGCAGTTCCTGGCGCGCATCGAGCGGATCATCTCGGGTCAGCCACCGCGCGGATCGAACGTCGTGCTGACCCTGGATGCCGCAGTTCAGCGTGCCGCCTTCGACGCGCTCGGCGATCTGCAGGGCGGAGTCATTGCGATCGATCCGAGGACCGGCCGTGTGCTGGCCATGGTCTCGAGCCCGGACTTCGACACGAACCTGCTCGCGTCCCATGACGCCCCCGCCGTCAACGCGTACTACGACGGCCTCGTCGCCGATCCGGCGAATCCGCTGTTCGACCGCTCGATCGGCGGCGATCTGAACCCGCCGGGCTCGACGTTCAAACTCGTCGTGGCATCGGCGGCGCTCGCTTCGGGCGACTACACGCCCGAGTCGACGCTTCCGAACCCCGCGCGATACAGGCTGCCCCAGTCCAGCAGCGTGGTGTTCAACGCCAGCGGCGGAACCTGCGGTCCCGGCGCCGAGGTGACGATCGCGGATGCGCTGCGGATCAGCTGCAACATCCCGTTCGCCGAGCTTGCCGTGGAGCTCGGCGACACCGCCATCCGCGAAGAGGCGGAGAAGTACGGCTTCAACGTGCCGTTCGAGCTTCCGCTCGTCTCGACGCCGTCCAGCTACCCGCGGGCTCTCGACGACCCGCAGACGGCGCTGACGGGATTCGGACAGGGTCAGGTGACGGCGACGCCGTTGCAGATGGCGATGGTATCGGCCGGCATCGCGAACGAAGGAGTCGTCATGAATCCACACATGGTGGATCGAGTGATCGGACCGGATCTTTCGGTCCAGCAGGTGTTCGAGGACACCGAGTTCGGGCGGGCCCTGGACGAGGATCTCGCCGCCGAGATGAGGGCGATGATGGTGGCCAATGTCAGTAGTGGGGCGGCCTCGGGTGCAAGAATAGACGGGGTCGACGTGGGCGGTAAGACCGGCACCGCCGAGAACGGCGCCGCACAGCCGTACACGCTGTGGTTCACCGGGTTCGCCCCCGCAGACGATCCGCAGGTGGCCGTCGCAGTGGTCGTCGAAGACGGCGGCGGGCAGAACCAATCGGGCAGCGGCAACACGATCGCGGCGCCCATCGCGAAGAAGGTCATGGAGGCGGTGCTGGGGAGATGA
- a CDS encoding FtsW/RodA/SpoVE family cell cycle protein, with amino-acid sequence MSAGVTRQTPPTDAVSTDTAVVRALKRIRVPQTQRNRELFLLIFAFAINGSALVLVQLGALKAIDWTFLVYCGGLTALVLALHIVLRLLARDADPFVVPIATLLTGLGLAMIYRIDLALKLHGWEAASTRQLAWAGIALVGAIAIVVLLRNYRVLFRYTYVSGLAGVVLLLLPLIPGLGTDANADVWVSFGIFSFQPGEIAKILLAIFFAGYLVRTREALTSVGTRFLGITWPRARELGPLLVIWLVSLGIIVVQRDLGTGLLIFGMFVAMLYVATGKTSWVLIGVVLAALGAFLASRVLPYVGGRFANWLDAFNPEIIERPGGSYQLVQGIFGLAQGGLVGTGLGQGRPYITPLSQSDYILPSIGEELGLIGVFAILCLYMVFASRGIRIGLAGQDDFGKLLATGLSFTIALQVFIMVGGVTRIIPLTGLTTPFLAAGGSSLVANWLIVALLLRISDAVRSRPRVVIG; translated from the coding sequence ATGAGCGCCGGCGTCACGCGCCAGACTCCGCCCACGGACGCGGTATCGACCGACACGGCCGTCGTGCGTGCGCTCAAGCGCATCCGCGTCCCCCAGACGCAGCGCAACCGCGAGCTGTTCCTGTTGATCTTCGCGTTCGCCATCAACGGGTCGGCTCTGGTGCTCGTGCAGCTGGGCGCTCTCAAGGCGATCGATTGGACGTTCCTCGTCTACTGCGGTGGACTGACCGCACTCGTCCTCGCGCTGCATATCGTGCTGCGCCTGCTCGCGCGCGATGCCGATCCCTTCGTCGTGCCGATCGCGACACTGCTCACCGGCCTCGGGCTGGCGATGATCTACCGCATCGACCTGGCCCTGAAGCTCCACGGCTGGGAGGCTGCGTCGACGCGCCAACTCGCGTGGGCGGGCATCGCCCTCGTCGGCGCGATCGCGATCGTGGTGCTGCTCCGCAACTACCGGGTGCTCTTCCGCTACACGTATGTGTCGGGACTGGCCGGTGTTGTGCTCCTGCTGCTGCCCCTCATCCCGGGCCTGGGCACGGACGCGAATGCCGACGTGTGGGTCTCGTTCGGCATCTTCTCGTTCCAGCCCGGTGAGATCGCCAAGATCCTGCTGGCGATCTTCTTCGCCGGCTACCTGGTGCGCACGCGCGAGGCGCTGACCTCCGTCGGCACGCGCTTCCTCGGAATCACGTGGCCGCGCGCGAGGGAACTCGGGCCCCTGCTCGTGATCTGGCTCGTCTCGCTCGGCATCATCGTCGTGCAGCGCGACCTCGGCACGGGCCTGCTCATCTTCGGCATGTTCGTCGCGATGCTGTACGTCGCGACCGGCAAGACCAGTTGGGTGCTCATCGGAGTGGTGCTCGCTGCGCTGGGCGCCTTCCTGGCGTCACGCGTGCTCCCCTATGTCGGCGGAAGGTTCGCGAACTGGCTGGATGCCTTCAACCCCGAGATCATCGAGCGCCCGGGTGGCAGCTACCAGCTCGTTCAGGGCATCTTCGGGCTTGCTCAGGGCGGCCTCGTCGGCACCGGCCTCGGCCAGGGACGGCCGTACATCACGCCCCTGTCGCAGAGCGACTACATCCTCCCGAGCATCGGCGAGGAGCTCGGACTCATCGGGGTGTTCGCGATCCTGTGTCTCTACATGGTCTTCGCGAGCCGCGGCATCCGCATCGGGCTCGCCGGTCAGGACGACTTCGGCAAGCTCCTCGCGACCGGTCTGTCGTTCACGATCGCACTGCAGGTGTTCATCATGGTGGGCGGCGTCACGCGCATCATCCCGCTGACCGGTCTCACGACCCCGTTCCTCGCCGCGGGCGGTTCGTCGCTCGTCGCGAACTGGCTGATCGTCGCGCTGCTGCTGCGCATCTCAGATGCGGTGCGCAGTCGGCCCAGGGTGGTGATCGGCTGA
- a CDS encoding PP2C family serine/threonine-protein phosphatase gives MVFQGSSAAISHTGKVRSNNQDSGYAGSNLFVVADGMGGHAGGDVASSLAVSRLEQIDRPFESTSAAERALRDAIADSATALIDTVHVRPELAGMGTTVSALVMVDDYAVIAHIGDSRIYLYRDDALTQITTDHTFVQRLVDSGRITPEEARYHPRRSVLMRVLGDMDPDPEVDTFIMPTQAGDRWLLCSDGLSGVVDDAHTSKALGLGLAPGRTADSLLKQALDGGAPDNVTIVLVDVGGQHPIFSGTPTIVGSASNPVGIEVPAARPGRTSWLHPNRQAANEPTHFEPAAEFLEELIEEDRRRVRRRRIGWVVGLILVLGLIAAALWGGYAWTQTRYYVGGDDDTVVIFRGIQQGIGPISLSTPYEDTGIPLESLSDFARETVEQTISATSIDDARRIVTSISETAGGG, from the coding sequence ATGGTCTTCCAGGGCTCGAGCGCCGCCATCTCGCACACCGGCAAGGTGCGCTCCAACAATCAGGACTCCGGATATGCCGGATCGAACCTGTTCGTCGTAGCCGACGGCATGGGCGGGCACGCCGGCGGTGACGTCGCCTCGAGCCTTGCGGTTTCGCGCCTGGAGCAGATCGATCGGCCCTTCGAATCGACCTCGGCCGCCGAACGTGCACTCCGAGACGCGATCGCCGATTCGGCGACCGCGCTGATCGACACAGTTCACGTGCGCCCCGAACTGGCGGGAATGGGCACGACGGTGAGCGCCCTCGTGATGGTGGACGACTATGCGGTCATCGCGCACATCGGCGATTCGCGAATCTACCTCTACCGTGACGACGCTCTGACCCAGATCACGACCGATCACACCTTCGTTCAGCGACTCGTCGACTCCGGCCGCATCACACCGGAGGAGGCGCGCTACCACCCCCGGCGCTCCGTGCTGATGCGGGTGCTGGGTGACATGGATCCCGATCCCGAGGTCGACACATTCATCATGCCGACGCAGGCGGGCGACCGCTGGCTGCTGTGCTCGGACGGGCTCTCCGGGGTGGTGGATGACGCCCACACCTCCAAGGCGCTCGGTCTCGGTCTGGCGCCCGGCCGCACGGCCGACAGCCTGCTGAAACAGGCGCTCGATGGCGGCGCGCCCGACAACGTCACGATCGTGCTCGTCGACGTGGGCGGACAGCATCCGATCTTCTCGGGAACGCCGACGATCGTGGGCTCGGCTTCGAACCCGGTCGGCATCGAGGTGCCGGCCGCCCGCCCGGGCCGGACCAGCTGGCTTCATCCGAACCGGCAGGCCGCGAACGAGCCCACCCACTTCGAGCCCGCCGCCGAGTTCCTCGAGGAGCTCATCGAAGAGGACCGGCGCCGGGTGCGCCGGCGGCGCATCGGCTGGGTGGTCGGCCTCATCCTCGTGCTGGGGCTCATCGCCGCCGCGCTCTGGGGCGGGTATGCGTGGACGCAGACCCGCTATTACGTCGGCGGCGACGACGACACCGTGGTGATCTTCCGTGGCATCCAGCAGGGCATCGGCCCGATCTCGCTGTCCACGCCTTACGAAGACACCGGCATCCCCCTCGAATCGCTCTCGGACTTCGCGCGCGAGACGGTGGAGCAGACGATCTCGGCGACGTCGATCGACGATGCCCGACGCATCGTCACCTCGATCAGCGAGACCGCGGGGGGTGGCTGA
- a CDS encoding FHA domain-containing protein FhaB/FipA, with translation MSELTLLLLRVGFLLLLWFFVFAVVYSLRADLFGVKVRRMPDAAPAAAAAAAAAPASRPAAGVTGPVTSAPAAPAGPKGGPATTSTVSRIVITSGPKAGLELPLGVEPLTIGRSSESGLVVRDDYTSSHHARLVLWGDQWMIQDLDSTNGTWHDGARVAAPAPVTIGAPIKVGATTFELRK, from the coding sequence TTGAGTGAGCTGACTCTGCTGCTGCTGCGCGTCGGATTCCTGCTGCTGCTGTGGTTCTTCGTTTTCGCCGTGGTGTACTCGCTGCGCGCCGATCTGTTCGGCGTGAAGGTGCGCCGGATGCCGGATGCCGCACCCGCCGCTGCGGCCGCGGCCGCGGCCGCCCCGGCATCCCGCCCCGCTGCCGGAGTGACCGGCCCCGTGACTTCGGCACCCGCCGCGCCGGCCGGCCCGAAGGGCGGTCCGGCGACGACGTCCACCGTTTCGCGGATCGTGATCACGAGTGGGCCGAAAGCCGGACTCGAACTGCCGCTCGGCGTTGAGCCGCTCACGATCGGCCGTTCGAGCGAGTCTGGGCTCGTGGTCCGCGACGACTACACGTCGAGCCATCACGCGCGACTCGTGCTGTGGGGCGACCAGTGGATGATCCAGGACCTCGATTCGACCAACGGCACGTGGCACGACGGCGCCCGCGTGGCGGCACCTGCCCCCGTGACGATCGGGGCGCCGATCAAGGTCGGCGCGACGACCTTCGAGCTGCGGAAGTAG
- a CDS encoding DUF3662 and FHA domain-containing protein, with translation MGLLDSFEKGLERAVNSAFAKTFRSGIQPVEIASALRSELDKKAAVVSRDRILAPNTFTVRLSPADDEKMTALGGALTQELDTLVHKHAKAQGYSFAGPVTIALQRDEQLSTGTLRVDSTTAQGRVAWRGVIDVEGRRHPLVKSRTVIGRGSDADVTISDPGTSRRHVEILWDGERAMVRDMNSTNGTLLDGRKVVEAALAPDSTVTIGRTDIVFHVVAQAAAPPKPPMPAADATRVYDIRDGGPLT, from the coding sequence GTGGGACTACTTGACAGCTTCGAGAAAGGTCTCGAACGCGCAGTGAACAGCGCGTTCGCGAAGACCTTCCGCAGCGGCATCCAGCCCGTCGAGATCGCTTCCGCGCTGCGCAGCGAGCTCGACAAGAAGGCGGCCGTCGTCAGCCGGGATCGCATCCTCGCGCCCAACACGTTCACGGTGCGGCTCTCCCCTGCGGATGACGAGAAGATGACCGCTCTCGGCGGGGCGCTCACTCAGGAGCTCGACACCCTCGTGCACAAGCACGCGAAGGCGCAGGGCTACTCCTTCGCCGGTCCGGTCACGATCGCCCTCCAGCGAGACGAGCAGCTTTCAACGGGAACGCTCCGCGTCGACTCGACGACCGCCCAGGGCCGGGTCGCGTGGCGGGGCGTCATCGACGTCGAGGGTCGCCGGCATCCACTCGTGAAGTCGCGCACTGTGATCGGCCGCGGCAGCGACGCGGACGTGACCATCTCGGACCCCGGCACCAGCCGCCGGCACGTCGAGATCCTGTGGGACGGCGAGCGGGCCATGGTGCGGGACATGAATTCGACCAACGGCACGCTGCTCGACGGTCGCAAGGTGGTCGAAGCCGCCCTCGCCCCCGACTCGACAGTGACGATCGGGCGCACCGACATCGTGTTCCACGTCGTCGCCCAGGCTGCCGCGCCGCCGAAGCCGCCGATGCCCGCCGCCGACGCCACCCGCGTGTACGACATCCGCGACGGAGGGCCGCTGACTTGA
- a CDS encoding GNAT family N-acetyltransferase produces MGHIELRDLDDDDLDAIFEMMRDPASVAMAAFTADDPDDRAVFDVWISRERSASGVSYFVVTENGGFAGSAAVFTVDGDREVSVWLARHAWGRGIATDALRLLVAHEPERPLYARAAAHNAAAIAVLSRSGFTEVSRNTAYAPGVGREVEEVVFTLVPALDGY; encoded by the coding sequence GTGGGCCATATCGAGCTGCGTGACCTCGACGACGACGATCTCGACGCCATCTTCGAGATGATGCGCGATCCGGCGTCTGTCGCAATGGCGGCGTTCACCGCCGATGATCCCGACGACCGCGCCGTGTTCGACGTCTGGATCTCGCGAGAGCGCTCCGCCTCGGGCGTCTCGTACTTCGTCGTGACCGAGAACGGCGGCTTCGCCGGCTCGGCGGCGGTCTTCACCGTCGACGGCGACCGTGAGGTCAGCGTCTGGCTCGCGCGACACGCATGGGGCAGAGGGATCGCCACCGACGCACTGCGCCTGCTCGTCGCGCACGAGCCGGAGCGCCCGCTCTACGCTCGCGCCGCCGCCCACAACGCGGCGGCGATCGCGGTGCTGTCCAGGTCGGGGTTCACCGAGGTGTCGCGCAACACGGCGTACGCTCCGGGAGTGGGGCGCGAGGTCGAAGAGGTCGTGTTCACGCTCGTTCCGGCGCTGGACGGCTACTGA
- a CDS encoding GntR family transcriptional regulator — MTMPFTPLDPRGTVLGDEVFELLGEAILSGKLAPGERLRDHELAERFGVSRTPVREALQRLERSGLVEVSPNRYTRVTIPDAKVQADVIEFVAYLMGICIRMAVARCSDEELAEALTDLDAVIAASRADDHAALAETSHEFFARMTRATGNVAILRVMREGEIAIRRSLPGWQPYIECPIGRTAAYESFRDAVADRDAGRAESVLRDIHGFS, encoded by the coding sequence ATGACTATGCCCTTCACTCCGCTCGACCCGCGCGGAACTGTCCTCGGCGACGAGGTGTTCGAGCTGCTCGGAGAAGCGATTCTCAGCGGAAAGCTCGCACCCGGCGAACGACTGCGCGACCACGAGCTCGCAGAGCGCTTCGGCGTATCGCGTACACCGGTCCGAGAGGCACTCCAGCGACTCGAGCGCAGCGGCCTGGTCGAGGTCTCGCCCAACCGCTACACGCGCGTGACGATCCCGGACGCCAAGGTCCAGGCGGACGTTATCGAGTTCGTCGCCTATCTCATGGGCATCTGTATCCGGATGGCGGTGGCCCGGTGCTCCGACGAAGAGCTCGCCGAGGCGCTCACCGACCTCGACGCCGTGATCGCGGCGTCCCGCGCCGACGATCATGCGGCACTCGCTGAGACGAGCCATGAGTTCTTCGCCCGGATGACCCGGGCGACCGGCAATGTCGCGATCCTCCGCGTCATGCGAGAGGGCGAGATCGCGATTCGTCGGTCGCTCCCGGGCTGGCAGCCGTACATCGAGTGCCCGATCGGGCGCACGGCGGCGTACGAATCCTTCCGGGATGCCGTCGCCGACCGAGACGCGGGCCGAGCCGAGTCGGTGCTGCGCGACATCCACGGCTTCTCCTGA
- a CDS encoding cold-shock protein — protein sequence MSTQGTVKWFNSEKGFGFIAPDEGGADVFAHYTAIQAGGYRSLEENQRVEFEIAQGPKGLQAENIRPI from the coding sequence ATGAGCACGCAGGGCACGGTCAAGTGGTTCAACTCCGAGAAGGGATTCGGTTTCATCGCTCCCGATGAAGGCGGCGCGGACGTGTTCGCCCACTACACCGCGATCCAGGCGGGCGGCTACCGCTCGCTCGAAGAGAACCAGCGCGTCGAGTTCGAGATCGCGCAGGGTCCGAAGGGCCTTCAGGCCGAGAACATCCGACCGATCTGA
- a CDS encoding DUF2156 domain-containing protein: MTETATRVRRRNPVISMLSRIPTTLTLVGILLVVGIVWTGLWQPFQDDPLFDSVAYGLPALAEGRWWTPITGTFFVNQPIVYVFVIPSFIGLAYLEHRRGSIVALAYFGIGQLFAIFASALFLWLAAMLPWPWAQEEALVLDVGPSGGSIAGIAAAVGLLIAPWRVRGWMLLLGFSFTTLFFWGSLADLEHAFAVLLILFVDRSLRIQRTTVREQRLIAFVGIIVLLAVELLTLLVPTDGPFGQTTPSGGGVIDVAIDVIVIALLANGLRRGRRWAWAWSIVLAAFNIFTGILLLFLFFVLGAAEIESQVGDFTAALAQAAMWALLLVYLIWVRGAFRARRKATIGVQPIPTVDDVKAALHTDGGGTLSWMMTWEGNSYARTAAGGILAYQRRAGVAVVLADPIGPAASRTESVKEFIHAAEFAGLIPCFFSSSDETKAAVPGGWRSLVVADDTIVDLPGLEFTGKRWNAVRTSMNRAGRESMTFRMTRLSEEPWGIRQQMRAISEMWVGDKGLPEMGFTLGTLDQAEDPEVRLALAISPTGDVDGFLSWLPVYGPGGTARGWTLDLMRRREGGFGPVMEYLIGMSARLFSDEGARIMSLSGAPLAHEYPPDAGAIAALSDRLAEALEPVYGFGSLHRFKQKFHPRYETMYLLFRDEADLTRIGAALTRAFLPDATLRQFAGAGIELVRGRERD; encoded by the coding sequence ATGACCGAGACCGCCACCCGCGTGCGCAGGCGCAACCCCGTCATCAGTATGCTCTCGCGGATCCCGACGACGCTGACGCTCGTCGGCATCCTTCTCGTCGTGGGCATCGTCTGGACTGGTCTCTGGCAGCCGTTCCAGGACGACCCGCTGTTCGACTCCGTCGCGTACGGTCTCCCGGCGCTGGCCGAGGGAAGGTGGTGGACGCCGATCACCGGCACGTTCTTCGTCAACCAGCCGATCGTCTACGTCTTCGTCATCCCATCGTTCATCGGTCTCGCCTACCTCGAACACCGTCGCGGCTCGATCGTCGCGCTCGCGTATTTCGGCATCGGTCAGCTGTTCGCGATCTTCGCGAGTGCCCTGTTCCTCTGGCTCGCTGCGATGCTGCCCTGGCCGTGGGCACAGGAGGAAGCGCTCGTTCTCGATGTCGGACCATCGGGCGGCTCGATCGCGGGCATCGCTGCGGCCGTGGGTCTGCTGATCGCACCCTGGCGCGTCCGAGGGTGGATGCTGCTCCTCGGGTTCTCGTTCACCACCCTCTTCTTCTGGGGTTCGCTCGCCGACCTCGAGCATGCGTTCGCGGTTCTCCTCATTCTGTTCGTGGATCGGTCGCTGCGGATCCAGCGAACGACCGTCCGCGAGCAGCGACTCATCGCATTCGTCGGCATCATCGTCCTGCTGGCCGTCGAGCTTCTCACCCTGCTGGTGCCGACCGACGGGCCGTTCGGGCAGACGACCCCCTCCGGCGGGGGCGTCATCGACGTCGCGATCGACGTCATCGTGATCGCCCTCCTCGCCAACGGTCTGCGCCGTGGCCGACGGTGGGCGTGGGCGTGGAGCATCGTGCTCGCGGCGTTCAACATCTTCACCGGCATCCTGCTGCTCTTCCTCTTCTTCGTCCTCGGGGCCGCGGAGATCGAGTCGCAGGTCGGCGACTTCACCGCGGCCCTCGCACAGGCCGCCATGTGGGCCCTGCTGCTGGTCTACCTGATCTGGGTCCGCGGCGCGTTCCGCGCCCGACGCAAGGCCACGATCGGCGTTCAGCCCATTCCGACCGTCGACGACGTCAAGGCCGCACTGCACACGGATGGCGGGGGCACACTGTCGTGGATGATGACGTGGGAGGGCAACAGCTACGCCCGCACCGCTGCCGGCGGCATCCTTGCGTACCAGCGCCGCGCAGGCGTCGCGGTGGTGCTCGCCGATCCGATCGGGCCGGCGGCATCCCGCACCGAATCGGTGAAGGAATTCATCCACGCCGCCGAGTTCGCCGGCCTCATCCCCTGCTTCTTCAGTTCGAGCGACGAGACGAAAGCGGCCGTGCCGGGCGGATGGCGCAGCCTCGTCGTGGCCGACGACACGATCGTCGACCTCCCTGGCCTCGAGTTCACCGGCAAACGGTGGAACGCCGTCCGGACGTCGATGAACCGCGCCGGTCGCGAATCCATGACATTCCGGATGACGCGGCTCAGCGAAGAGCCGTGGGGCATCCGCCAGCAGATGCGGGCGATCTCGGAGATGTGGGTCGGAGACAAGGGTCTCCCCGAGATGGGATTCACGCTGGGAACGCTCGATCAGGCCGAGGATCCGGAGGTGCGGCTCGCTCTGGCCATCTCGCCGACGGGGGATGTCGACGGCTTCCTCTCGTGGCTGCCCGTCTACGGCCCGGGCGGGACTGCGCGAGGGTGGACCCTCGATCTCATGCGTCGGCGCGAAGGTGGCTTCGGCCCCGTCATGGAGTACCTCATCGGCATGTCTGCGCGGTTGTTCTCAGACGAGGGCGCGCGGATCATGTCGCTCTCGGGTGCGCCGCTCGCCCATGAGTACCCGCCGGATGCCGGCGCGATCGCCGCTCTGTCGGATCGCCTCGCAGAGGCCCTCGAGCCGGTCTACGGCTTCGGGTCGCTCCACCGCTTCAAGCAGAAGTTCCACCCGCGCTACGAGACGATGTACCTGCTCTTCCGCGACGAAGCCGACCTGACCAGGATCGGTGCGGCGCTCACGAGAGCGTTCCTCCCGGATGCGACTCTGCGGCAGTTCGCAGGCGCTGGTATCGAACTGGTACGCGGCCGGGAGCGCGACTGA
- a CDS encoding HAD hydrolase-like protein: protein MPMRSPWTCILWDVDGTIVDASDGILRRLAITLEHFGKRAPTRAELVHWIGPPMYDSFQVTAGMTPAESTEAVSFYRTLGKADGYTTGARLFAGIDELIRDVAAAGIAQATASSKPEVQVDALMDHFDLSPCFTAIVGATLDERTLSAKADIVAEALRRLRSAGVDTSRPVLVGDRHHDVEGGADNGVPVIFVRWGFSWPHESAGAQVAVDTVDQLRELLLVGDVDE from the coding sequence ATGCCGATGCGATCGCCATGGACCTGCATCCTCTGGGATGTCGACGGCACCATCGTGGATGCGTCCGACGGCATCCTACGCCGCCTCGCCATCACCCTCGAGCACTTCGGCAAGCGCGCGCCGACCCGTGCCGAACTCGTGCACTGGATCGGGCCGCCCATGTACGACTCCTTCCAGGTGACCGCCGGCATGACGCCGGCGGAGTCGACCGAGGCCGTGTCGTTCTACCGGACGCTGGGCAAGGCCGACGGCTACACCACCGGGGCCAGACTGTTCGCCGGAATCGATGAGCTGATCCGGGATGTCGCAGCCGCCGGCATCGCGCAGGCGACCGCGAGCTCGAAGCCCGAGGTCCAGGTCGACGCCCTCATGGATCACTTCGACCTGTCCCCCTGCTTCACGGCGATCGTGGGGGCGACGCTCGATGAGCGGACCCTCAGCGCCAAGGCCGACATCGTCGCGGAGGCCCTTCGCCGGCTCCGCAGCGCCGGGGTCGACACCAGCCGCCCGGTGCTCGTCGGCGACCGCCACCACGATGTCGAGGGTGGGGCCGACAACGGGGTACCCGTGATCTTCGTGCGGTGGGGCTTCAGCTGGCCGCATGAGTCGGCCGGCGCCCAGGTCGCGGTCGACACGGTCGACCAGCTCCGAGAACTGCTCCTGGTGGGCGATGTCGATGAATGA
- the nucS gene encoding endonuclease NucS: protein MRLVIARCSVDYTGRLTAHLPLATRLLVHKGDGSLLVHSDGGSYKPLNWMSPPCRLDVEPPDESDAVDGVIEWWRVTHAKSGDALLVRIHEILHDSSHELGVDPGLVKDGVESELQRLLAEQVDVIGDGLTLVRREFPTAIGPVDLLLRDRAGGTIAVEVKRRGDIDGVEQLTRYLELLGRDPHLAPVTGVFAAQEIKPQARVLAADRGIRCVTLDYDGMKGVESGAPRLF, encoded by the coding sequence GTGCGCCTCGTCATCGCTCGCTGCTCGGTCGACTACACCGGCCGACTCACCGCGCATCTGCCCCTCGCGACTCGGCTGCTGGTCCACAAGGGTGACGGCAGCCTGCTCGTGCACTCCGACGGCGGCTCATACAAGCCCCTCAACTGGATGAGCCCGCCCTGCCGTCTCGACGTGGAGCCTCCGGATGAGTCGGATGCCGTCGACGGCGTCATCGAGTGGTGGCGCGTGACGCACGCCAAGTCCGGCGACGCCCTGCTGGTGCGCATCCACGAGATCCTCCACGACTCGTCGCACGAACTCGGCGTCGATCCCGGGCTGGTGAAGGACGGCGTCGAGTCGGAGCTGCAGCGCCTGCTCGCCGAGCAGGTCGACGTCATCGGCGACGGGCTCACTCTCGTGCGGCGTGAGTTCCCGACCGCGATCGGCCCCGTCGACCTCCTGCTCCGCGACCGCGCAGGTGGCACGATCGCGGTGGAGGTGAAGCGTCGCGGCGACATCGACGGCGTAGAGCAGCTCACCCGATACCTCGAGCTGCTCGGTCGCGACCCGCACCTCGCCCCGGTGACCGGAGTGTTCGCCGCCCAGGAGATCAAGCCGCAGGCGCGGGTGCTGGCCGCGGATCGCGGCATCCGGTGCGTCACGCTCGACTACGACGGCATGAAGGGCGTCGAGTCCGGGGCTCCGCGGCTGTTCTGA